From Primulina tabacum isolate GXHZ01 chromosome 2, ASM2559414v2, whole genome shotgun sequence, one genomic window encodes:
- the LOC142537590 gene encoding uncharacterized protein LOC142537590, with protein MSSSDSDSESSSSSGSERFSESSESSKSSRSSRSSESSQGRTSLADPDFTLDPPEEEVTVHSRPGKEVRHVTQQMNISEADNLWSKDGPFYVTSRSSHKLFDGAPSHVKDWKKYFFFVQPPKELTCFTDWYPVFTKPKLSKSYKKDEEYLQIMSVLGDRYFNIPKLLSEDLLCHAGLSPAKIKLKENAGTRVMNALFLRELSKTKAGGSSSASQKSITPAVTMGPKGDCSAAEKKKTGSCSTTAKKPASSPSSPTAAKKKAGSSSSASERASSPPPRAKSPPPSGKQNASTDLSPSAPQHGKRKISEISVLSVSSPEGSKPDEGPPLESAVHPLYTSDSAIVGRGPTHLAQKIMYQLPSDADAAFMSSLGWSDLLRRTCSSVTEGMMYVGELAERAHAARSDSCQELREGQALREQLQATIDEMKVSHAEELSESQAQLSESQIQCGELSKQKQESQRLIENQAKEIQKLKKELKNSQAELKDAKARHVAEASSFKEEFLKSEEFVEICGPKAFHYLRVGFDGAVGLFKAQGYPPPGAPTDFMDLEGFISSLPPDS; from the exons ATGTCTTCTTCCGATTCCGATTCCGAGTCTAGTTCTTCGAGTGGTTCTGAGAGGTTTAGCGAGTCTAGCGAGTCCAGCAAGTCTAGCAGGTCTAGCAGGTCCAGCGAGTCTAGCCAGGGTAGAACTTCCCTAGCTGATCCTGATTTTACCCTTGATCCTCCTGAGGAGGAAGTCACCGTTCATAGTCGTCCGGGTAAGGAAGTTCGTCACGTGACCCAACAAATGAACATATCTGAGGCAGATAACTTATG GTCAAAAGATGGACCTTTCTATGTAACCTCCCGGTCTAGCCACAAACTGTTCGATGGGGCCCCCAGTCATGTGAAGGACTGGAAAAAATACTTCTTCTTTGTACAGCCACCCAAAGAATTGACTTGCTTTACCGATTGGTACCCTGTCTTCACTAAACCCAAACTTTCCAAGAGTTATAAGAAAGATGAGGAGTACCTGCAGATAATGAGTGTACTAGGAGATCGATACTTTAACATTCCCAAACTTCTATCTGAGGATCTCCTATGTCATGCCGGGTTAAGTCCCGCTAAAATCAAGCTGAAGGAGAATGCTG GTACTAGAGTCATGAACGCCCTATTTCTCCGTGAGCTTTCCAAGACAAAGGCCGGGGGTTCTTCATCAGCTTCCCAGAAATCCATTACCCCGGCGGTCACGATGGGCCCAAAGGGagattgttctgctgctgagaaaaagaaaacaggTTCCTGTTCTACTACCGCGAAGAAGCCTGCTAGCTCCCCTAGCTCCCCTACTGCTGCGAAGAAGAAGGCAggctcctcctcctccgcctCAGAGCGAGCCTCCTCGCCACCTCCTCGCGCCAAGTCCCCTCCTCCGTCTGGTAAGCAAAATGCATCCACTGATCTTAGCCCGTCAGCCCCTCAGCATGGCAAGCGCAAGATTTCTGAGATTTCTGTCTTATCGGTCTCTTCTCCAGAGGGGTCCAAGCCCGATGAGGGGCCTCCCCTTGAATCGGCAGTGCATCCTCTATACACTTCGGATTCGGCCATCGTGGGGCGGGGACCTACTCATCTGGCTCAGAAGATAATGTATCAGCTTCCTTCCGACGCCGATGCAGCGTTCATGAGTTCACTGGGGTGGTCAGACCTCCTCCGCCGGACATGCAGCAGTGTCACCGAG GGCATGATGTACGTCGGGGAGTTGGCTGAGCGCGCTCACGCCGCTCGATCCGACTCTTGTCAAGAATTACGCGAGGGTCAGGCTCTCCGCGAACAGCTCCAGGCTACTATTGATGAGATGAAAGTGTCGCATGCTGAGGAGCTTTCGGAGTCCCAAGCTCAATTGTCGGAGTCCCAGATCCAGTGCGGCGAGCTCTCAAAACAGAAGCAGGAGTCTCAGCGGCTGATAGAGAATCAAGCTAAAGAGATCCAGAAGCTGAAGAAAGAATTAAAGAATTCACAGGCTGAGCTTAAAGACGCCAAGGCACGACATGTTGCAGAAGCCTCCTCCTTCAAAGAGGAATTTCTCAAATCCGAAGAATTTGTCGAGATCTGTGGCCCGAAAGCTTTTCACTACCTGAGGGTGGGTTTCGATGGTGCAGTCGGCCTCTTCAAGGCTCAGGGCTATCCTCCGCCAGGCGCCCCTACTGACTTCATGGACCTCGAGGGCTTCATATCGAGTCTCCCCCCTGATTCTTAG